CGGCTGTTTGAAAAATATAATCACGCTCTTATTTTTCAGCGGTCAACGAAGCTGTAGTTCATCCGACTATTATTTCTCTTGGTGCAAAAATATTACTCTTGTTACATACCCTCCTACTCTCCACTCGTGCATCTGCACATCGTTTCACCACCTTCTTGCTAATAACTTTCACACGATTAACTTGTCAAAGTCACCGTCACATGTGCTTCTCTCTCTTATATTGTATACACCTCCGTGGATGAAGTCGAGTCTTATAAATTCCtattatctaaaagaaaatcttatatgTCGGTCTCCGTGGCACCTCATTTATCTCTTTTTTGGTGAGATGTCATAACACTACTGACCTCCCTCGTCTCTTAGACAATGGTGAGCTCTAATCGACTCCATTCCTCTATGTTAGATCAATCAATAAGAAAtgtatgactatcaaaaataaataagaaatgcGTGAGATAAGTAGAGTTTTTCAATGCTATGGGCAACGCATATACCATTAGAGCTGGTAATAGTATGGTTGATTGGTTAGGAAGAGAATGTCGGTCTAGTCgtagaagttattatattttatggtAATCGAAGTATTAAATTTGTAGGATCAAGAAACATTATTGCCATCACACTTTTCATCATATTGTATTATTGTTATGAAACACTCCATCGGTTAAagactactccctctgtctcatatTAAATCAAACTCTAGTATCCCAATACAAAAATATAAGAGAgtaaaaataaccaaaatatccctcattcttaaaaaaaagtaataatggTGATAGGTAGTTAGAGGGTATTGAAGgaataaaacttctcgttttacgtggTGGGAGTAGGTAGGatggtagaagttggttttttgggacaaaattcaaactctaaaagttgagtttttttttgggacggaaggagtagtggTTAAAGAGtatactaagagcaagtttaatagtatagcccactactagatctaaatcatctatagccaatgtaatagccaattcatacaatagttgcttactatactattaatacctggtcccacatgtcatacacacattatgtcttggaatccgtgctgcagctggctacagatctgtagcccgctgctcttctctctcttcctttatctttttaaaatgggttaattagatccatgccattataaatttacaAGTTTAGAAAAAATACCATTATTATTCACGAAATTGGAAGTATGCCATTACAATTTAACATGCCTTCGAGATGCACCACTACTTACCCTTTCGTtgaaatttctagatttttctgacCAAATTGCCCCCGTCTTCtttctgtcgatgtttgatgtcgcgattatggtatttgcatagtatagggatcgttggtactaggatatatgcgagattgaggtaaaagatatagggacgaggatttttgtcgatgtttgatgttgcgattccggtatttgcatagtatgggaatcattggtactaggatatatgcgagattgaggtaaaagagatggggacgaggatttttatacaggttcgggcccttgaattgtcaggtaataaccctactcctgttagCCGAAGctggtcgttgctcttattcaccataatacaccagtacaatatttggggtagcctatctaactgttgtcgatatAGTGGACTGAAGTATCATCACGTAGTCGGCAAcatggtagtcttcctcctcgaatctgtgcccggcgagatcagagatagcgctagattcCTCTCTTTGGTTCCCGTAGGTACCATATAGGGTTTTCgtaggcttatctctgaagtcgatatccggcgtcttgtcttgacgtatgttggcttgtatgttgatcttgtgtcttgatctattgttccgtgtcctctctcctcctaaggggtcttgtatttatacccataggtgtccccttatccaagtaaaattagggaaaccaatatggatacaatccgagtagttcttgtcgtttccatgtacaactctagttgtcttttcttatgcggaactcctcttatatccgaaggttgtttccgtataagacatggtatgtggtgggtcctgccgatatttagtcaactactattatgtatatggtatccataaccctgacactttctacatcctcttttttcttcctctccctcttcatTTTCTTCCGCCAGGATGTGGGCAGCACGGCGGAAATGTCGGCGAGGCTGCGGCGGCCTTCTCGTCGGCGGTGGCTCCTCCTTCGCACCGCCCAGACCAACGACGGTGCTCTCAGCGACAACGCAAGCCCGTCCCCGTCACGGAGCTCCTCGAGCTAACGCGCTGGTACACTCCCGCCACTACCGCCCATTGAGCGCACGACCACAGGGTTCCTCCCGGCAACCTCGAAGCCGACCTTgggctcctcttcttccccctccccgccACCATCGAGGAGGCAGAAGGACATTGGCACGCGCGAGATGGTGCGGTCGGCGGCTACAGCGATGTTGTGGCTGAGGACCGCCTCAGGGGATTCGCCGGAGAGGGACACCGGCGGTGCCCTGCTCCCAATGGTGCTCGTCGGCGAAGAATCGACCAgtggaatagagagagagagaaataggaAGGAGAAATAATAAgatggaggtagaagaagagggTAAGcagtggcatatctcaaatacCTATTAAATTGTAGTGGTATGTTTCCAATTTCgtgaatagtaatggtatttttctaaATCTAGAAATTTGTAATGGCACAAatctaattaacccttttaaaatatgcttatagctggcttatagtatgctattgtacctcCTCTAAACACTGACAATCCTTTAGAAATAGAGAGCTCGTTTTCCTTCTGCGATATACTCCCTCAGTTAATTTTATTTGACATTGCTCCCTCTTCTCATAATATATCCATTCAGTACTAGATTAGATACGTTCACGCATACTAATagtataaatctagataaaatCTCTCCGCTGATTACTGCATTTTGAGACAAAGGGTGTAATTCATAGTGTCAATCAAATAAAAATGACTTAAAGGGTGTTCTTCTTTTCTTAAAACAAAAATAGTAGCAACACATTGGACtagggagaaaaaagaagactGTTGGACTATAGCTTAATCGAGTAACTGTACTTATCATGTTATTACTGCTTGATCAGGGCCACCATCTTTGGCCGTTTTGGAACCCCCCACTCTCGCCAAGATTCGGGGACCTAAAACAAACGAGAGGAGTTTCaaaggcgacgcgacggcgacatCCTCCCCTCCACACGCGGCGCCGCACCGACGAAGAAGCCGACACGAAGCCCGGAacctggagaggagaggagccgaATCACGAGCGCCGAAaagggcgacggcgccgccgaatTTAATATTAGGGTTagcatcatcatcaccaccatcaccatgctAGTCGATCCCCTTtgtgcctcctcctccgacctcgctttgcttgcttgcgcgcgcgcgcgcgttgaCGAAATCTCGCAGTCCATGTGGTGTTTGGGCTTTTGACTCGATCCAACCAAGAACGAGCGCGACTTTGCGCTGtacggagtagtagtagtatataactCGAATGctgagatttttctttttttttttttccgttcgcGTGCGCGCGCGCTTACTCCTTCTTCCTTCCTGctcgagtcgtcgtcgtcgttgcgtGTGCGTCTGATCTAGTTTAGCTGTGCCTCCGCGTCATTGGGTTTGTAATGATCCGTGGAAAGTAGGCGCTGCGCTTTTTGTTCTTGTTACAGAAGAAGAGGTGGGGGGGGTTTGATCTGGCTGCGCGAGAGTTCTTTGCTACTTCGATCTTGGATTTGTCCGGCCTGATTTCGTTTTCGGATTGGGGGGAAGGAGCGGGCTGTGATTGGTTCCCACCATTTCTTGCTGTTTCGTATTGGGGGGGATTTGTTGGAGGTGAAGGTTGTGTTCTTGGAGGGGGGTGAGTTTTGAGTCGAGATGAGGCTGAATGTTCGTGTGATCGAAGCCCGCAACCTGCGGGCCATGGATTCCAACGGGTTCAGCGATCCGTATGTGAAGCTGCAGCTCGGGAAGCAGCGGTTCAAGACCAAGGTGGTGAAGAAGAACCTGAACCCGGCTTGGGATCAGGAGTTCAGTTTCTCCGTCGGCGATGTCCGGGACGTGCTCAAGCTGTATGTCTACGATGAGGACATGATTGGAATCGATGACTTCCTGGGGCAAGTCAAGGTGCCACTGGAGGATGTTCTAGCTGCTGATAACTACTCGCTCGGCGCGCGGTGGTTTCAGCTTCTTCCGAAAGGCAAAACCGAGAAGGCGATTGACTGTGGTAACTGATGGAAATTTCCCTACTTCTTAATTTGGCACACGAATCTTTTGCTTTGTTCATGTGAATTGAGTGTTTTAAGGTTATAGCGTTGTTCATATTGTTAGCACTACAAACATCTGAGATGTCTGAATCATATGTCGGTTCATTGTGCGAAAAATATGATAAtcacttttcttctttctttcctgATTTCATCTTGCAGGAGAAATTTGTGTCGCGATGTCTTTGGAAACAGCTGGTGCCACACGCTCATGGTCCGATGATCTTGTTAGTGAACTAACTGACATACAGAAAGATTATTCTCTATCAAGTCAGGGCACAGGAACATCCGTTGCATTATCTTATCAAGGAAGTGAAGCTTGTCAAGAAGAAAGTGTCAATGGGAATTTGGGCAGAGCTGGTTTCACTGAAGAGGACAACTGTAGTCAAGATACTGACAAAAACCAAACTACTGCAGAGGACAAATCTAATGGGATTCCTGCTGCAGCTTCCACTGGGATTGAAGTTTCTAAAATGGATAAGTCCAATAAGCCATCGTTTGTTGATCGTGTCTGTCAAATGTTTGTCAGGAAAAGCGATGATGTGGTAACTACCCCCTTGGTAACAACTGACAAATCAGAAGATGTTCAAGAAGCAACAACAGGATATGAAGCTCCTGCAACTGGAAGCCAAACTTATAGTGCATCTACAGACACTCCTTTTGATGAACTATTGAAGTACTTTGAATCAAAACATCAAGAAGTTGAAATGCCTGTAGATTTACAAGGAATTCTTGTTGACAAGTCGTACATTACATCGCCTAGTGATCTGAACAATTTTCTCTTCTCGCCAGATTCAAATTTTCGACAAACAGTGGTTGAACTCCAAGGTTGTTCTGATGTCAAAATGGTATCCTGGAAAATTGATAGTGATGGGGAGTCCTTGAAGAGAGTGATAACTTATACAACTGCACCATCCAAATTGGTTAAAGCTGTTAAAGCAACAGAAGAACAGTCTTATTTGAAAGCTGATGGAAATGGATATTCAGTTTTATTGAGTGTTAGCACCCCTGATGTTCCTTGTGGTACTTATTTTCGGACAGAAATTCTTTTCCGTATTTTGCCAGGTCCTGAACTTGATTCTGAGCAACTGACGTCACATTTGGTAATTTCATGGCGCATAAATTTTCTTCAGAGTACTATGATGAAAGGTATGATAGAAAATGGAGCAAAACAAGGGTTGCAACAAAATTATGCACAGTTTTCTGATTTGCTGTCACAGAAGATCAAGCCTATTGATGTAGATGCTGGGTCTGACAAGGGACAAGTCTTAGCGTCATTGCAGAGGGGGCAGGAGTCTGATTGGAAGATAGCATTTCTGTACTTCTGCAACTTTGGTGTTTTATGCTCTCTTTTTGTAACCATATACATTGCTGTGCATGTTCAACTAAGGAGTTCAGGTGCACATAAGGGGCTCGAGTTTCCTGGATTAGATCTGCCAGATTCTCTCAGTGAAATTGTCATGGGTGGGCTTTTGTTTCTTCAATTACAACACATCTATAAAAAAATCTCATGCTTTATTCAGGCAAGAGAGCAAAAAGGTGCATTTTCCCTCTCATTCAGTTTCGTCATATTTCATCTCTAAAGTGTTGTAACTAAAAAAATCTCTCTGGAAATGCAAGAATTCATGATTAAAGCTCATgcttatattttcaaacaatAATTTCAGATGCAGTTGATGTTTAGCACTAaatttgtaaagaaaaaaaattaattaactcCACTTCCCTGGCATCGACACATGGTGCTtttatgtattttattttcttcagaAACATATGAACAAGTACCACAATAATGTGATTTGCATTTCTTGATGTAGTGCTTTTCATTGTTGAATCTTACACTCACAAATGTGTGCAGTTGGTGATCATGGTGTCAAGGCACAAGGTGATGGATGGTTGTTAACAGTTGCCTTAATTGAGGGAACCAAACTGGCTCCAGTTGATGCTACTGGTTTTTCTGATCCTTATGTGGTATTTACTTGCAACGGTAAAAGTAAAACAAGCTCAATCAAGTTCCAAACACTGGAACCTCAGTGGAATGGTATGTGTTTGGCATTACAGTTCAAATTTTTTCCCTTTTAGATGTTTCCCTCTTTTTTTAGGTATATAACTACATGTACTGGATTTTATTATGGAAAAAAGGTTCATGGCACAAGCAACTAAAAATTTGTTCCTAAATATTGCAGACATCTTTGAATTTGATGCCATGGATGATCCACCATCAGTGATGAATGTACATGTATATGATTTTGATGGACCATTTGACGAAGTTACCTCACTTGGACATGCTGAAATTAACTTTGTAAAATCAAACTTGTCAGAGCTAGCGGATGTATGGATTCCTCTTCAAGGTAACTTGGCTCAGTCCTGGCAGTCAAAGTTGCACCTGAGAATTTTTTTGAGCAACTCAAAAGGATCCACTATGGTTACTGAGTATCTGAGCAAAATGGagaaagaggttggcaaaaagGTGAGCAGGTTCCTTCCTGTTTCTAAGGAGGTATACTGGTACAGTGCAAGTTTCCTCTAGTCTGATTTGGTTAACTTCTGCCAGATGACACTGCGGTCTCCTCGAACTAATACTGCATTCCAGGAGCTGTTCTCTCTGCCAGCAGAAGAATTTCTCATCAGCAGTTTTACCTGCTGCTTGAAGCGAAAATTGCACACACAGGTACTCCTCAAATTGCATATTGCATGTATGATCGCTGAGCTTGTTATTTCACTATCACTCTTTATGAATGAAAATTTGGTGCCAGCAATTTGGGACTTTGGCTGGACCACTTTTATCATCTATAAACATCTGCATTGAAATATATAAGCTAAAGTTCAAGAATCTTTTTGGTGCAACTAGTACATATGTGATTTCAAGTAGTAAACGAATAGTAGATGAAGCCAGTAAATGTCTTCTCTAATTTTTGAGAATCAGGTCCGAGTGCCAAGTCATTTCCATGTAGGAGTGCTATCAGTTAGATTGTTTGTGATCAAATTCTTAGATTAACTTGTCattatttgtgaatctccaatCCTCATGGGTAATGGGTTCTCTTATGAAGGGTTCAGTCAACTGAGAAAGATTCTTTTTACTTCTGATTGCAGGGCCATCTGTTCTTATCTCCAAGAACAATTGGATTTTACTCAAGCATGTTTGGCCGGAAaacaaagtttttctttttatgggaagatattgaagagATACAGGCAGTACCTCAATCAATATCATCATGGAGTCCATCCCTTGTAATAACTCTTCACAAAGGTAGAGGCATGGATGCAAAGCATGGTGCAAAGAGCGTCGACAATGGAAGGCTGAAGTTTTGTCTGCAGTCTTTTGCATCATTTAGTGTGGCCAATAGGTAAATatctattttcttaaaatacCATGGAGTACTAAATCTTTCCTTGAGCTACATTAAAACAAACCGCCTTAATAAAGAGTTTCTCTGCATTGATCCATATAGTACCTTGAAATCTCCTGTTGCATGGCACATGTTGTTCTTGACAGTTTAAGCTTGTCAGAACAAATAATTATTTGGTTCTTTACAGGACAATCATGGCCTTATGGAAAGCAAGATCTTTGAGTTCCGAGTACAAAATGCAGATTGCTGAAGAACAATCCCAAAACAATGATACTCTTCAGAGTGAGGACAGTGGAATATTTGTTGGAGTCGAGGATGCAAAGAACCTTCAGATGAACGAGGTTTTCTCCTCCTCGATTTCTGCCAATGTAAGTTCACCGAACTATTACAGATCATGACAATTTGAACTTACACCTATATAATCTTGTCAGCTACTTATCATGTAGTTTTATCAGAAGAGCTGAACTGACATAGACTCTTTCCAGATGGCCTCACTAATGGAAGTGTTTGGAGGAGGTTCATTTGAGATGAAAATCATGAATAAAGTTGGATGCCTAAATTATTCAGCCACACAGTGGGAATCAGATAAGCCTGATGAATATCAAAGACAAATTCATTACAAGTTCAGCAGGAAGTTGTCTCCCATTGGAGGTGAAGTGACTGGAACCCAGCAGAAATCTCCTATGCCCAACAAGGCAGGGTGGATTATTGAAGAGGTGATGGAACTACAAGGAATCCTTTTCGGTGACTTCTTCACGGTATGTACATATACTTGAAGCTTCTGTTGGTGCCTCCCTACTCAGCTCGAATGTTTGCTTTTACGCGTTGACATTTGAAGCCAACCCCTCCACTATTACTTATTTGGTGCTTCATATTAAGATAAGCTAGCTGTTGTCCACTTATCACCTGGGAAGTTTAGTTGACCCTGACTAAGCAAAATAGTGCATGCTTATACTAACAGGCAAGTTGACTAAGACTAGCACAATCTAAATGCTACCACTTCCAGAAAACaagtatagaaaaaaaaatgctgttgAAAAATGAAAACAGGTCGTCAGGTCCAATTATTTATTTAGACAGACTTTTGTTTAAACCAATTTAAAAAGTATTTGTTGAGACATGATTTTCTGTGATTCAATTAGTCATATCATGCTTACTTTCTGCATAGAACCATAACAAACATTGTAAATGATCTGTTCACCTGACTTGTTCTTGCAGATTCATATACGGTATCAGATCGAAGACCTTGCTCCTAAACAGAGGGCGTGTAGTGTACAAGTCTTTCTTGGGATTGAATGGTCGAAGACCACTAGGCACCGTAAGAGAATCGAGAAGAGTGTTCTTTCCGGTTCATCTGCTCGCTTGAAGGAGATGTTCATTCTAGCATCGAAGCAGCTGCCACATGCCAGATAAGAATTCTCACCTCTACAGTCCCTGTGCATAATACTGAACGACTGAACATTCCTGACCACCAGTATGACCCCCTGTATATATATTGCTTGATTGAAGATACGGCCGATTCATTTGTTAGACCTCAAGAGTGGGTTTTGCGTATTCTGCAATAGCTTAGGCATTgtgatcgatttttttttgctttcaaTCAGGATGCCAACCCAAAGTTTGTTGTCGTAGACCATATATAGTTGCAATTGCATAGATTGCAGGATTTAGATACCATACCATTCATTATACTGTGTCAACATGAAGTGATGGAATATAATCTGACTGGATCATGAAGTTTTTTGGTCCTCCGTATTTTTACACTTTTCTCAATGATTTATATAGAGCGACAATGTTCTGTAACTCGTTTCTTTGCACCATTTTGATCTGTACAAAAGCAGAAATAATAAGTGA
The Oryza glaberrima chromosome 8, OglaRS2, whole genome shotgun sequence DNA segment above includes these coding regions:
- the LOC127781962 gene encoding C2 and GRAM domain-containing protein At1g03370-like isoform X1 codes for the protein MRLNVRVIEARNLRAMDSNGFSDPYVKLQLGKQRFKTKVVKKNLNPAWDQEFSFSVGDVRDVLKLYVYDEDMIGIDDFLGQVKVPLEDVLAADNYSLGARWFQLLPKGKTEKAIDCGEICVAMSLETAGATRSWSDDLVSELTDIQKDYSLSSQGTGTSVALSYQGSEACQEESVNGNLGRAGFTEEDNCSQDTDKNQTTAEDKSNGIPAAASTGIEVSKMDKSNKPSFVDRVCQMFVRKSDDVVTTPLVTTDKSEDVQEATTGYEAPATGSQTYSASTDTPFDELLKYFESKHQEVEMPVDLQGILVDKSYITSPSDLNNFLFSPDSNFRQTVVELQGCSDVKMVSWKIDSDGESLKRVITYTTAPSKLVKAVKATEEQSYLKADGNGYSVLLSVSTPDVPCGTYFRTEILFRILPGPELDSEQLTSHLVISWRINFLQSTMMKGMIENGAKQGLQQNYAQFSDLLSQKIKPIDVDAGSDKGQVLASLQRGQESDWKIAFLYFCNFGVLCSLFVTIYIAVHVQLRSSGAHKGLEFPGLDLPDSLSEIVMGGLLFLQLQHIYKKISCFIQAREQKVGDHGVKAQGDGWLLTVALIEGTKLAPVDATGFSDPYVVFTCNGKSKTSSIKFQTLEPQWNDIFEFDAMDDPPSVMNVHVYDFDGPFDEVTSLGHAEINFVKSNLSELADVWIPLQGNLAQSWQSKLHLRIFLSNSKGSTMVTEYLSKMEKEVGKKMTLRSPRTNTAFQELFSLPAEEFLISSFTCCLKRKLHTQGHLFLSPRTIGFYSSMFGRKTKFFFLWEDIEEIQAVPQSISSWSPSLVITLHKGRGMDAKHGAKSVDNGRLKFCLQSFASFSVANRTIMALWKARSLSSEYKMQIAEEQSQNNDTLQSEDSGIFVGVEDAKNLQMNEVFSSSISANMASLMEVFGGGSFEMKIMNKVGCLNYSATQWESDKPDEYQRQIHYKFSRKLSPIGGEVTGTQQKSPMPNKAGWIIEEVMELQGILFGDFFTIHIRYQIEDLAPKQRACSVQVFLGIEWSKTTRHRKRIEKSVLSGSSARLKEMFILASKQLPHAR
- the LOC127781962 gene encoding C2 and GRAM domain-containing protein At1g03370-like isoform X2: MSLETAGATRSWSDDLVSELTDIQKDYSLSSQGTGTSVALSYQGSEACQEESVNGNLGRAGFTEEDNCSQDTDKNQTTAEDKSNGIPAAASTGIEVSKMDKSNKPSFVDRVCQMFVRKSDDVVTTPLVTTDKSEDVQEATTGYEAPATGSQTYSASTDTPFDELLKYFESKHQEVEMPVDLQGILVDKSYITSPSDLNNFLFSPDSNFRQTVVELQGCSDVKMVSWKIDSDGESLKRVITYTTAPSKLVKAVKATEEQSYLKADGNGYSVLLSVSTPDVPCGTYFRTEILFRILPGPELDSEQLTSHLVISWRINFLQSTMMKGMIENGAKQGLQQNYAQFSDLLSQKIKPIDVDAGSDKGQVLASLQRGQESDWKIAFLYFCNFGVLCSLFVTIYIAVHVQLRSSGAHKGLEFPGLDLPDSLSEIVMGGLLFLQLQHIYKKISCFIQAREQKVGDHGVKAQGDGWLLTVALIEGTKLAPVDATGFSDPYVVFTCNGKSKTSSIKFQTLEPQWNDIFEFDAMDDPPSVMNVHVYDFDGPFDEVTSLGHAEINFVKSNLSELADVWIPLQGNLAQSWQSKLHLRIFLSNSKGSTMVTEYLSKMEKEVGKKMTLRSPRTNTAFQELFSLPAEEFLISSFTCCLKRKLHTQGHLFLSPRTIGFYSSMFGRKTKFFFLWEDIEEIQAVPQSISSWSPSLVITLHKGRGMDAKHGAKSVDNGRLKFCLQSFASFSVANRTIMALWKARSLSSEYKMQIAEEQSQNNDTLQSEDSGIFVGVEDAKNLQMNEVFSSSISANMASLMEVFGGGSFEMKIMNKVGCLNYSATQWESDKPDEYQRQIHYKFSRKLSPIGGEVTGTQQKSPMPNKAGWIIEEVMELQGILFGDFFTIHIRYQIEDLAPKQRACSVQVFLGIEWSKTTRHRKRIEKSVLSGSSARLKEMFILASKQLPHAR